In one Chryseobacterium camelliae genomic region, the following are encoded:
- a CDS encoding FAD-binding oxidoreductase — protein sequence MKPNFVQKVTNWGNFPVVEKEMKSEDSFKKIKDFVLTHNEVIARGNGRCYGDASLGENIFSTKKLNKFISFDRLNGIIECESGVLLSEVLEISVPQGYFLYVTPGTKFVSVGGAIASDVHGKNHHAEGCFSEYVIEFKLMIENGEIINCSREENAEKFWATIGGMGLTGIILSAKFKLKNIESAYIRQESIKAENLDEIFKLFEESESWTYNVAWIDCLQTGKHIGKSILMRGEHAFQHELPQHLKEKPLRLKKKFEPAVPFYFPGFILNKLTVKIFNLLYFKKQTKKEVKSIVDYETFFYPLDVVNDWNKIYGKSGFIQYQMVIPKEKGKEGMKKILETIAGSGNGSFLAVLKLFGKNNPEAYNSFPMEGYTLALDFRVNSKLKTLIGQLDNIVQEYGGRIYLTKDSMSKSSLTNYLKNIQNSKFVSLQHKRIIKG from the coding sequence ATGAAACCGAATTTCGTACAAAAGGTTACCAACTGGGGAAATTTTCCCGTAGTGGAAAAAGAGATGAAATCTGAAGATAGCTTTAAGAAAATCAAAGACTTTGTCCTTACCCATAATGAAGTAATCGCGAGAGGAAACGGAAGATGTTATGGAGATGCGTCATTAGGTGAAAACATTTTCTCGACCAAAAAGCTCAATAAATTTATCAGTTTTGATCGCCTAAACGGAATCATTGAATGTGAATCCGGAGTCTTACTTTCAGAAGTGTTGGAAATTTCGGTTCCGCAGGGATATTTTCTGTATGTGACTCCCGGAACGAAGTTCGTTTCTGTAGGTGGTGCAATTGCCTCTGATGTTCATGGGAAAAACCATCATGCAGAAGGCTGTTTTTCAGAATATGTGATTGAGTTTAAATTAATGATCGAAAATGGAGAAATCATTAATTGCTCCAGAGAAGAAAATGCTGAAAAATTTTGGGCGACCATAGGAGGAATGGGACTTACAGGAATCATTCTTTCTGCAAAATTTAAACTTAAAAATATCGAATCGGCTTATATTCGTCAGGAAAGCATTAAAGCGGAAAATCTGGACGAAATCTTCAAATTATTTGAAGAAAGTGAAAGCTGGACGTATAATGTAGCTTGGATAGATTGTCTTCAGACAGGAAAACATATAGGAAAAAGTATTTTAATGAGAGGGGAGCATGCATTTCAGCATGAGCTTCCTCAACATTTAAAGGAGAAACCTTTGAGATTAAAGAAAAAATTCGAACCGGCTGTTCCTTTTTACTTCCCTGGGTTTATTTTAAACAAGCTGACCGTAAAGATTTTTAATCTGCTGTATTTTAAAAAACAGACGAAAAAAGAAGTTAAAAGTATTGTTGATTATGAAACATTCTTTTATCCTCTGGATGTGGTGAACGATTGGAACAAAATTTATGGTAAATCCGGTTTTATCCAGTATCAGATGGTGATTCCTAAAGAAAAAGGAAAAGAAGGAATGAAAAAAATCCTGGAAACCATTGCAGGAAGCGGAAACGGTTCTTTTCTGGCTGTTTTGAAGCTTTTCGGAAAAAATAATCCGGAAGCTTATAATTCTTTTCCGATGGAAGGATATACGTTGGCGCTGGATTTCAGAGTGAATTCAAAATTGAAAACGTTGATTGGGCAATTGGATAATATTGTTCAGGAATATGGAGGCAGAATTTATCTTACCAAAGACAGTATGAGCAAATCATCGCTTACCAACTATCTTAAAAATATTCAGAACTCAAAATTTGTGTCTTTGCAGCATAAGAGGATTATTAAAGGTTAA
- a CDS encoding GxxExxY protein → MTENEISKIIFEAGLKIHRKLGTGLYERVYEECLAYELKNTGLNFERQKSLPIRYENLFVNDAFRVDLLIEEKVIVELKASTEKESPFHEAQLLNYLRLGNYKLGMLLNFNLPLFKNGVKRIVNGL, encoded by the coding sequence ATGACAGAAAACGAAATTTCTAAAATTATTTTTGAAGCGGGTTTGAAAATACATAGAAAATTAGGGACTGGACTTTATGAAAGGGTTTATGAAGAGTGTTTGGCTTATGAACTTAAAAATACAGGATTAAATTTTGAAAGACAAAAAAGTTTGCCAATACGATATGAAAACCTGTTTGTTAATGACGCATTTAGGGTTGATTTATTAATTGAAGAGAAAGTAATTGTAGAATTAAAGGCCTCTACTGAAAAAGAAAGCCCCTTTCACGAAGCACAATTGCTCAATTATTTAAGATTAGGGAATTATAAATTAGGAATGCTGCTTAATTTTAACTTACCACTTTTTAAAAATGGAGTAAAAAGAATTGTAAATGGATTATAA
- a CDS encoding SDR family NAD(P)-dependent oxidoreductase, with product MIILGSNSEVAQAFVEKALQEGEKFEKIYLFTSSRETTERFARHIDVKFLQQSEIIELDLTKEIDYNTFENINSTLLFCAVGYLGEGTEEGLYDNKNTQQIIEINYSKLIPVINYFAHKFENRRSGTIIGLSSVAGDRGRQSNFIYGSAKAAFTAYLSGLRNYLFDKKVHVMTIKPGFMATKMTEGLPLNPKLTASPKQAAECIYKAFKKQKNVTYVLPVWGVIMMVIKNIPEFIFKKLKL from the coding sequence ATGATAATACTAGGATCTAATTCTGAAGTGGCACAGGCATTTGTGGAAAAAGCATTGCAGGAAGGTGAAAAGTTTGAAAAAATCTATCTTTTTACTTCAAGCAGGGAGACAACGGAGCGGTTTGCAAGGCATATTGATGTTAAATTTCTGCAACAGTCTGAAATCATAGAATTGGATCTGACCAAAGAAATAGATTATAATACATTTGAGAACATCAACTCAACTTTGTTATTTTGCGCGGTGGGATATTTAGGAGAAGGAACGGAAGAAGGATTGTATGATAATAAAAATACACAGCAGATTATCGAGATCAATTACTCAAAACTGATACCGGTAATTAATTATTTTGCTCACAAATTTGAAAACAGAAGATCAGGAACGATTATCGGGCTTTCTTCAGTAGCCGGAGATCGAGGAAGACAGAGCAATTTTATTTACGGAAGTGCAAAAGCAGCCTTTACAGCCTATCTGAGCGGATTAAGAAATTATCTGTTTGATAAAAAAGTGCATGTAATGACCATAAAGCCAGGTTTTATGGCTACTAAAATGACAGAAGGACTGCCTTTGAATCCGAAATTGACGGCCAGTCCGAAGCAGGCAGCTGAATGTATTTATAAAGCATTCAAAAAACAAAAAAATGTGACATACGTTTTACCGGTTTGGGGCGTTATTATGATGGTCATCAAGAATATTCCTGAATTTATATTTAAAAAATTAAAGCTTTAG
- a CDS encoding HAD family hydrolase, whose protein sequence is MKKLYCFDFDGTLTYKDTMFMYLKFYNPAKYHIQFLRHVPLFILLKLKLAQTEKVKKSFIGSILKGQPQEKIEKKSQQFFEHHYPKIVRENALDFINNIDRNNTQSLLVTASLDIWAKPFANAFQMQLVSTRAEFKNGVFTGNFIGKNCNGKEKLERIKEEINNKKYDKIIAFGDTSGDKPMLKWANEGHYQFFH, encoded by the coding sequence ATGAAAAAATTGTACTGTTTTGATTTTGACGGAACACTTACCTATAAAGATACCATGTTTATGTATCTTAAATTTTACAATCCAGCAAAATACCACATACAGTTTTTAAGACATGTTCCTCTTTTTATTCTGTTGAAATTAAAGCTTGCTCAAACCGAAAAAGTGAAGAAAAGTTTTATAGGATCAATATTAAAAGGGCAGCCACAGGAAAAAATCGAAAAGAAATCTCAACAGTTTTTTGAGCATCATTATCCTAAGATTGTAAGAGAAAATGCATTGGATTTTATTAATAATATTGATAGAAACAATACGCAAAGTTTATTGGTAACCGCTTCATTGGATATTTGGGCTAAACCTTTTGCGAATGCATTCCAAATGCAGCTGGTTTCTACTCGTGCAGAGTTTAAAAACGGAGTTTTTACCGGAAACTTTATTGGCAAAAACTGCAACGGAAAAGAGAAACTGGAAAGGATAAAAGAAGAAATAAATAACAAAAAATACGATAAAATAATAGCTTTCGGAGATACCTCAGGAGATAAGCCAATGCTGAAATGGGCAAATGAAGGACATTACCAATTTTTTCACTAA
- a CDS encoding cysteine desulfurase family protein has protein sequence MNKVYLDNAATTPLSEEVIDAMVATMKMNFGNPSSTHSFGQEAKILIENVRRQVADYLHVTPAEIIFTSCGTESNNMIIKSSVEHLGVERIISSPLEHKCVSESVLDMKSRKGVEVNYIRPNEKGDIDLNKLEELLKASDKKTLVTLMHANNEIGNLMDIKKVAEMCKAHNALFHSDTVQTMAHMNLDFSDIQVDFASCSAHKFHGPKGVGFAFVRKSSGLKGIITGGPQERSLRAGTENVAGIVGLGKALELSLENMEAYTNHMQDVKSYAEERLTAEIPGIKFNGRSAEKENSLYTVLSALLPYKNPLIGLQLDMKGIAVSQGSACSSGASKPSMVMMMVLSEDEMDHCTPLRISFSHLTTKEDIDALVTALKEISKDFVIENTNVEHR, from the coding sequence ATGAACAAAGTATATCTTGATAATGCTGCAACTACGCCTCTTTCAGAAGAAGTAATTGATGCAATGGTAGCTACCATGAAAATGAATTTTGGAAACCCTTCTTCTACACACAGTTTTGGACAGGAAGCGAAAATTCTTATCGAAAATGTCAGAAGACAGGTTGCCGATTATCTTCATGTAACTCCCGCTGAAATTATCTTTACTTCTTGCGGAACAGAGTCTAACAACATGATTATTAAATCAAGTGTTGAGCATCTTGGTGTAGAAAGAATCATCAGTTCTCCTCTGGAGCACAAATGTGTTTCTGAGAGTGTTCTGGATATGAAAAGCAGAAAAGGAGTTGAAGTAAACTATATCCGTCCGAACGAAAAAGGAGATATTGATCTTAATAAATTAGAAGAGCTTTTAAAAGCTTCAGATAAAAAGACATTGGTGACCTTGATGCATGCCAATAACGAGATTGGAAACCTGATGGATATTAAAAAAGTAGCAGAAATGTGCAAAGCTCATAATGCCCTTTTCCATTCAGATACGGTACAGACAATGGCTCATATGAATCTTGACTTCTCTGATATCCAGGTTGATTTTGCATCTTGCAGTGCCCATAAATTCCATGGTCCGAAAGGAGTTGGTTTTGCTTTCGTAAGAAAATCAAGCGGTTTAAAAGGAATCATTACAGGAGGTCCTCAGGAAAGAAGCCTGAGAGCCGGAACAGAAAATGTAGCAGGTATTGTAGGTTTAGGAAAAGCATTAGAACTTTCCCTTGAAAATATGGAGGCTTACACCAACCATATGCAGGATGTTAAAAGCTATGCTGAAGAAAGATTGACAGCTGAAATTCCGGGAATTAAATTCAACGGAAGAAGTGCAGAGAAGGAAAACAGTCTTTATACGGTTTTAAGTGCTTTATTGCCTTATAAAAACCCTTTAATAGGACTTCAGCTGGATATGAAAGGTATTGCCGTTTCTCAGGGAAGCGCATGCTCTTCGGGAGCTTCAAAACCTTCGATGGTGATGATGATGGTATTGTCTGAAGATGAAATGGATCATTGTACACCGCTTCGTATCTCTTTCAGCCATTTAACGACTAAAGAAGATATTGATGCTCTGGTAACGGCTTTGAAAGAAATTTCAAAAGATTTCGTTATAGAAAATACAAATGTTGAGCATAGATAG
- the trxA gene encoding thioredoxin: protein MALEITDSSFQDTVLNSDKPVLVDFWAVWCGPCRTLGPIIEEVATDFEGKAVVGKVDVDNNQEISMQYGIRNIPTVLIFKNGEVVDKLVGVAPKEVIAEKLSAHL, encoded by the coding sequence ATGGCTTTAGAAATTACAGATAGCTCATTTCAGGACACGGTTTTAAACTCAGACAAGCCGGTATTAGTAGACTTTTGGGCAGTATGGTGCGGACCATGCAGAACATTAGGACCAATCATCGAAGAAGTTGCAACAGATTTCGAAGGAAAAGCAGTAGTTGGAAAAGTAGACGTAGACAACAACCAGGAAATTTCTATGCAATACGGGATCAGAAATATCCCTACTGTTTTGATTTTTAAAAACGGTGAAGTAGTGGACAAATTGGTAGGAGTAGCTCCAAAAGAAGTTATCGCTGAAAAATTAAGTGCACACTTATAA
- a CDS encoding L,D-transpeptidase, producing MKKNTTLKKSFLYTLFFALLLVSCKKEIEKVSDVIQGTADSITEEAPVAEQDSVEKEPVVQKESMPPVMQEDGFYNAFIFPKDKKLKDSLFSVFNKKYTEKERYAIFALNRLDSKNKWNADTLVVPAKIDTTLMEYSPFPMQLDVLSPVKKFVVFSYPIQAYGVYSNGSLVKWGPTSMGKKAAQTKRGLTFANWKKKLAISTVDSEWKLPYNFNIFNTDGIGWHQYDLPGYPASHSCLRLLLKDAQWLYSYADTWVLNPGGATTKARGTAVLVYGDYKWGGRKPWRKLLNDPNANNISVEEMTKMIEPNIEKIIKEQDNRQVVVDSIKAAKAVLEQMPENPKTEVP from the coding sequence ATGAAAAAAAACACAACCTTGAAAAAATCATTTTTATACACCTTATTCTTTGCATTGCTTCTGGTTTCATGTAAAAAAGAAATTGAAAAAGTAAGTGATGTGATTCAGGGGACTGCCGATTCTATAACGGAAGAAGCTCCGGTTGCGGAACAGGATTCCGTGGAAAAAGAGCCTGTAGTTCAAAAAGAATCTATGCCTCCGGTTATGCAGGAAGATGGTTTCTATAATGCTTTTATTTTCCCGAAAGATAAAAAACTGAAAGATTCTTTGTTTTCTGTTTTTAATAAAAAATATACTGAAAAAGAGCGTTATGCCATTTTCGCTTTAAACAGGCTGGATTCAAAAAATAAATGGAATGCGGATACCCTAGTTGTTCCTGCCAAAATAGACACTACATTGATGGAATATTCGCCGTTTCCTATGCAATTGGATGTATTGAGTCCGGTGAAAAAGTTTGTGGTTTTCTCATATCCTATTCAGGCTTACGGAGTGTATTCAAACGGAAGTCTGGTAAAATGGGGTCCGACAAGTATGGGGAAAAAAGCGGCGCAGACCAAGAGAGGGCTTACGTTTGCCAATTGGAAAAAGAAACTTGCCATTTCCACGGTTGACAGTGAATGGAAGTTGCCCTATAATTTTAATATTTTTAATACAGACGGAATAGGGTGGCATCAATATGATCTTCCCGGTTATCCAGCGTCACATTCATGCCTGAGATTATTGTTAAAAGATGCACAGTGGCTTTATTCTTACGCAGATACTTGGGTTTTAAATCCCGGTGGTGCCACGACGAAAGCAAGAGGCACGGCGGTATTGGTATACGGAGATTATAAGTGGGGTGGAAGAAAACCATGGAGAAAACTACTGAACGATCCTAATGCCAATAATATTTCAGTAGAGGAGATGACAAAGATGATCGAACCGAATATCGAGAAAATAATAAAAGAACAGGATAATAGACAAGTCGTAGTAGATTCCATTAAAGCTGCAAAAGCCGTATTGGAGCAGATGCCGGAAAATCCCAAAACGGAAGTTCCCTAA
- a CDS encoding PDZ domain-containing protein: MKFWYSILLITLSIFLNAQNAFEIQDTKKTIISFKLINNLIFIPVNINGADLTFLLDTGVAETSIFSLENKELKLGNLEKIRFSGLGGSASIDGFRSDNNIARIGKDFVNYTSTLFIITDQDFNISSHIGIPVNGIIGYHFFKNHPVLIDYSSKKITIYNDEDVFKKKIKKFDALDITVEKNKPYIVADVEMTNEKKKSKLLIDLGNSDAIWLFPTLIKNFVYNRPNIDDFLGRGFNGDIYGKRSRIHNLYLGNFKFEKPLTAMPDEYSIQYVSLVENRKGSIGGDILRRFTVAFDYANKKIYLRKNRNFNDPFHFNMSGLDFRQDGMEWSKDIVNLPTTNKENPSGGIQVINNTLQYNFVLKPIFAIAGVRKDSPAYKAGLKKDDKLISINGRKTVDMTMEKIMEMMKSEEGKTINMQIERKNQEMTLSFSLEDPIPYQE, from the coding sequence ATGAAATTTTGGTATTCGATATTACTGATCACGCTCAGCATTTTTCTAAATGCCCAAAATGCATTTGAAATACAGGATACCAAAAAAACGATAATTTCTTTTAAATTAATCAATAATCTGATTTTTATTCCGGTCAATATAAATGGTGCCGATTTAACCTTTCTTTTGGATACTGGAGTTGCGGAAACTTCTATTTTCAGTCTTGAAAACAAAGAATTAAAACTTGGCAACCTCGAAAAAATAAGATTTTCAGGATTGGGGGGCAGTGCAAGTATCGATGGTTTCCGGTCAGACAATAATATTGCCAGAATCGGGAAAGACTTTGTAAACTATACTTCCACTCTTTTCATCATTACAGATCAGGATTTTAATATTTCCTCTCACATCGGGATTCCTGTAAATGGGATTATCGGGTATCATTTTTTTAAGAATCATCCTGTTTTGATCGATTATTCATCAAAGAAAATTACCATTTATAATGATGAAGATGTATTTAAGAAAAAAATAAAAAAATTCGATGCACTTGATATTACTGTTGAAAAAAACAAACCTTACATTGTTGCAGATGTAGAAATGACCAATGAAAAGAAAAAATCTAAATTATTAATCGATCTTGGGAACAGTGATGCTATTTGGCTATTTCCCACTTTAATTAAAAATTTCGTTTATAACCGGCCTAATATTGATGATTTTTTGGGAAGAGGATTTAATGGAGACATCTATGGCAAAAGAAGCAGAATTCACAATTTATATTTAGGTAATTTTAAATTTGAAAAACCTCTTACGGCAATGCCTGACGAATATTCAATTCAATATGTCAGCCTGGTTGAAAACAGGAAAGGTTCTATTGGCGGCGATATTTTAAGACGATTTACCGTTGCATTCGATTATGCCAATAAAAAAATATATCTCAGAAAAAACCGAAATTTTAATGATCCTTTTCATTTTAATATGAGCGGCCTTGATTTCCGGCAAGATGGTATGGAATGGTCGAAAGATATCGTAAATCTTCCCACAACCAATAAGGAAAATCCTTCCGGAGGCATTCAGGTCATCAACAACACACTACAATACAACTTCGTCTTGAAGCCTATTTTCGCAATAGCTGGTGTAAGAAAAGATTCTCCGGCCTACAAAGCAGGACTGAAAAAAGATGATAAACTGATCAGCATCAATGGAAGAAAAACAGTAGATATGACGATGGAAAAAATAATGGAAATGATGAAGTCTGAAGAAGGAAAGACAATTAATATGCAGATTGAAAGAAAAAACCAGGAAATGACCTTAAGTTTCAGCTTAGAAGACCCAATCCCCTATCAAGAATAA
- a CDS encoding alpha/beta hydrolase translates to MNLDYIVREPENITSSTPILFMLHGYGSNEQDLFSFRETLPKEWIIVSFRAPKTTQFEGFSWYDIDFNNPENFIDIPQAEESLQSVLENILKIVNHYGLVDGKIHLCGFSQGGILCYSLALRYPEMFNYVACLSSYPEEKILGDIVKDKKKLEKLRFFVSHGTDDSVIPLEWGRKAADLLYDLSCYFTFREYMSGHGVNQKNYMDLMEFFSK, encoded by the coding sequence ATGAATTTAGATTACATCGTAAGAGAACCCGAAAATATAACTTCCAGTACACCAATCCTTTTTATGCTGCACGGATACGGAAGTAATGAACAAGATCTTTTCAGCTTCAGAGAAACACTTCCGAAAGAATGGATCATCGTGAGTTTCAGAGCTCCTAAAACGACTCAGTTTGAAGGCTTTTCCTGGTATGATATAGACTTTAACAACCCTGAAAATTTCATCGACATTCCCCAGGCTGAAGAGTCTTTACAATCGGTTTTAGAAAATATTTTAAAAATTGTAAATCATTACGGACTTGTTGACGGCAAAATTCATCTTTGCGGTTTCAGCCAGGGAGGAATTTTATGTTACTCTTTAGCTCTAAGGTATCCTGAAATGTTCAATTATGTGGCCTGTTTAAGCAGCTATCCGGAAGAAAAAATATTGGGAGACATCGTAAAAGATAAAAAGAAACTGGAAAAATTACGCTTTTTTGTTTCTCACGGAACTGATGATTCTGTGATTCCTTTAGAATGGGGAAGAAAAGCCGCCGATCTTCTTTATGACCTGAGCTGCTACTTCACGTTCAGGGAATATATGAGCGGACATGGAGTCAATCAGAAAAATTATATGGATTTAATGGAGTTTTTCTCAAAGTAA
- the tyrS gene encoding tyrosine--tRNA ligase — protein MNSFIEELKWRGLFADMMPGTDEQLNKEVTTAYIGFDPTADSLHIGSLIQIKILAHFQQHGHKPIALVGGATGMIGDPSGKSAERNLLDEATLLHYVDCLKNQLSRFLDFSGNEPNKAELVNNYDWMKNISFLDFAKNVGKNITVNYMMAKDSVKKRFSGESGAEGMSFTEFTYQLIQGYDFLHLYQNNNVKLQMGGSDQWGNITTGTELIRRKAQGEAFALTVPLITKADGSKFGKSESGENYWLDKKKTSPYKFYQFWLNATDADAERFIKFYTFLGKEEIEALIEDHKTAPHERKLQKKLAEEVTVWVHGREEYEKALKASEILFGRSTAEDLISLDQEIFLEVFDGVPQKEVAKSDVLGVNIVDLLSEKSGFLKSKSEATRELKGNSISVNKQKVNEVYTANESDLIDGKFLLLQKGKKSYFIVKTV, from the coding sequence ATGAATTCCTTTATAGAAGAACTAAAATGGCGTGGTCTTTTTGCCGATATGATGCCCGGAACCGATGAGCAACTGAATAAAGAGGTAACTACTGCGTATATTGGATTTGATCCAACAGCTGATTCTTTGCATATCGGAAGTCTTATTCAGATAAAAATTCTGGCTCACTTTCAGCAGCATGGCCATAAGCCGATTGCGTTGGTAGGCGGTGCAACAGGAATGATTGGTGACCCTTCGGGAAAGTCTGCAGAAAGAAATCTTTTGGATGAAGCCACTCTTCTTCACTATGTGGACTGTTTGAAAAACCAGCTTTCAAGATTTTTGGATTTTTCCGGAAATGAGCCTAATAAAGCGGAATTGGTAAACAATTACGACTGGATGAAAAATATTTCTTTCCTGGATTTTGCGAAAAACGTAGGGAAAAATATTACCGTAAATTATATGATGGCAAAAGATTCCGTGAAAAAGAGATTTTCAGGAGAATCAGGAGCAGAAGGAATGAGCTTTACGGAATTTACGTATCAATTGATTCAAGGATATGACTTTTTGCATTTGTACCAAAACAATAATGTAAAGCTTCAGATGGGAGGTTCTGACCAGTGGGGAAATATTACAACCGGAACTGAACTGATCCGTAGAAAAGCCCAGGGTGAAGCATTTGCATTAACGGTTCCTTTGATTACTAAAGCGGATGGTTCTAAATTCGGGAAGTCCGAAAGCGGAGAAAACTACTGGCTGGATAAAAAGAAAACTTCACCATACAAGTTCTATCAATTTTGGCTGAATGCAACGGACGCTGACGCTGAAAGATTTATTAAATTCTATACTTTCCTAGGAAAAGAAGAAATTGAAGCTTTAATTGAAGATCATAAAACCGCTCCACACGAAAGAAAGCTTCAGAAGAAACTTGCTGAGGAAGTAACCGTTTGGGTTCATGGAAGAGAAGAATATGAAAAGGCTTTGAAAGCTTCTGAAATTCTTTTTGGTCGCTCTACTGCTGAAGACCTGATAAGTCTTGATCAAGAAATTTTCTTAGAGGTTTTTGACGGGGTTCCTCAAAAAGAAGTAGCAAAATCCGATGTTTTGGGTGTGAATATTGTAGATCTTCTTTCTGAAAAATCAGGTTTCCTGAAATCTAAAAGTGAGGCCACAAGAGAATTGAAAGGGAATTCAATTTCTGTAAATAAACAAAAGGTAAATGAAGTGTACACTGCCAATGAAAGTGATTTAATTGACGGAAAATTCTTATTACTTCAAAAAGGTAAAAAAAGCTACTTTATTGTAAAGACAGTTTAA
- a CDS encoding RNA polymerase sigma factor has protein sequence MNDEQLFLLIGKAKEKDQKAQTKLINIFWVDVFSFVMKKVHDENDADEITVNVFSKVLSKLDMYDPHFQFKTWMLTIAQNTIIDFWRKKTRENQDPTENLDEVKNQYAKSPEELMISDEEQKKIIKTIESLDANYQDIIRLRFFEEKSIKEIAEELGISVANTKVRVMRAKKVLAELLKNNEFEDN, from the coding sequence ATGAACGACGAACAATTATTTCTGCTGATTGGCAAGGCAAAGGAAAAAGACCAGAAAGCTCAGACAAAACTCATCAACATCTTTTGGGTTGATGTTTTTTCTTTTGTGATGAAAAAAGTTCATGATGAAAATGATGCGGATGAAATTACAGTGAATGTTTTCTCAAAAGTCTTATCAAAGCTCGATATGTACGATCCGCATTTTCAGTTTAAAACCTGGATGCTCACCATCGCTCAAAACACCATTATCGATTTTTGGAGGAAAAAGACCAGAGAAAATCAGGATCCTACGGAAAATCTGGATGAAGTAAAGAATCAGTATGCAAAATCTCCGGAAGAATTAATGATTTCCGATGAAGAGCAAAAGAAAATCATTAAAACCATCGAATCTTTAGATGCTAATTATCAGGACATCATCCGACTAAGATTTTTTGAAGAAAAAAGCATTAAAGAAATTGCAGAAGAATTGGGGATTTCTGTTGCCAATACGAAAGTTCGTGTTATGCGTGCAAAAAAAGTCCTAGCTGAGTTGTTGAAAAATAACGAATTTGAAGATAATTAA
- the lipA gene encoding lipoyl synthase — MENLVQDTTVQKPKWIRVKLPTGKNYRELRTLVDKYKLNTICQSGSCPNMGECWGEGTATFMILGNICTRSCGFCGVKTGKPMDVNWDEPEKVARSIKLMKIKHAVLTSVDRDDLKDMGSILWGETVNAVRRISPGTTMETLIPDFQGITKHLDRLVEVAPEVISHNMETVKRLTREVRIQAKYERSLEVLRYLKEAGQRRTKTGVMLGLGEEKHEVFQTIEDIRNANVDVITLGQYLQPTKKHLPVKKFITPEEFDEFGDFARSLGFRHVESSPLVRSSYHAEKHIH, encoded by the coding sequence ATGGAGAATTTAGTTCAAGATACTACCGTTCAGAAACCAAAATGGATTCGTGTAAAACTTCCTACCGGAAAGAATTACAGAGAATTGAGAACTTTGGTTGATAAATATAAATTAAATACAATTTGCCAGAGTGGAAGCTGCCCGAACATGGGAGAGTGTTGGGGAGAAGGAACTGCTACTTTCATGATTCTTGGAAACATCTGTACAAGAAGCTGTGGATTTTGTGGAGTGAAAACAGGAAAACCAATGGATGTAAATTGGGATGAGCCTGAAAAAGTAGCCCGCTCAATCAAATTAATGAAAATTAAGCATGCAGTTTTAACTTCGGTGGATCGTGATGATTTGAAAGATATGGGTTCGATTCTTTGGGGGGAAACTGTAAATGCTGTAAGAAGAATTTCTCCGGGAACCACAATGGAAACATTGATTCCAGATTTCCAGGGAATTACAAAACATCTTGACAGATTGGTAGAAGTGGCTCCTGAAGTGATCTCTCACAATATGGAAACCGTAAAACGTCTGACAAGAGAAGTAAGAATTCAGGCTAAATATGAAAGAAGCCTTGAAGTGCTTAGATATTTGAAAGAAGCAGGGCAAAGAAGAACAAAAACCGGGGTAATGCTTGGTTTAGGAGAAGAAAAACATGAAGTTTTTCAAACGATTGAAGATATCAGAAATGCCAATGTGGATGTGATTACACTTGGTCAATATTTACAGCCGACAAAAAAACATCTTCCTGTAAAGAAATTCATCACTCCTGAAGAATTTGACGAATTCGGAGATTTCGCAAGAAGCTTAGGGTTCAGACATGTTGAAAGTTCGCCTTTAGTGAGAAGCTCTTACCACGCTGAAAAACATATTCATTAA